From the genome of Leptotrichia sp. HSP-342:
ACTATATTTCAAAATTTATTAATTTAAATGGAGATATAGTATTATTAAAAAGAATTCTTACATTAAAAAGTCAAAAAAAAATCAAACTACAAAAGAATTTTAAATTAGTAGTTTGATTTTCAAAAAATTATTTTACTGTAAATATATTTTCTTTATTAGTCAACTAACGTTGGATTAAAGTCTTCAACCCAAGGTAGTCCAAATTTATTTAATGCTTCCATAAATGGATCTGGATCCATTTCTTCTACGTTAAATACTCCTGGCTTTTTCCATTCACCAGTAAGTACCATTGCAGCTCCTATCATTGCAGGTACTCCTGTTGTGTAAGAAATAGCTTGTGAACTAACTTCTTTGTAACATTCCTCATGATCGCAAACATTGTATACGTAATAAGTTTTTTCTACACCATCTTTTTTACCTCTAAAAATATTTCCGATGTTTGTCTTACCTTTTGTTCTAGGCCCAAGCGAAGCCGGATCAGGCAACACAGCTGTCAAAAATTGTAACGGAACAATTTTCTTTCCTTCAAATTCTATTGGCTCAATTGAAGTCATCCCAACATTTTCAAGTACTTTTAAATGAGTCAGGTAACTTTGTCCAAAAGTCATAAAGAATCTAATTCTTTTAATACCTTTAATATTAACTGCAAGCGATTCTAATTCTTCGTGGTGCAATAAGTACATATCCTTTTCGCCAATTTGAGGGAAATTGTAAACTCTTTTAATTTCCATTGGCTCTGTTTCCACCCATTTTCCATCTTCCCAGTAACTTCCATTAGCTGTAACTTCCCTAATATTAATTTCTGGATTAAAGTTTGTTGCAAAAGGGTAACCGTGATCTCCTGCATTTGCATCAAGAATGTCAATGTAATTTATTTCATCAAAATAATGCTTTTGTGCATATGCCGAAAATACTCCAGTAACACCTGGATCAAATCCACTTCCTAAAATAGCAGTAATCCCAGCCTTTTCAAATTTTTCCTTATACGCCCATTGCCATTTATACTCAAATTTAGCTGTGTCCAAAGGCTCATAATTTGCTGTATCCAAATAATCAGTCTTAGTTTCAAGACAAGCATCCATAATTGTCAAATCTTGATATGGTAAAGCCACATTTATCACAATATCAGGCTTATATTCATTAATCAATGCCACTAACTCAGACACATTATTTGCATCCACCTTTGCAGTCTGAATCTCAATTCTTCCAGCATATTTACTTTTTTCAATTCTTTCCTTGATTTCATCGCATTTTGCCTTTGTACGGCTAGCTATCATAATTGAACTAAATACTTCTGAATTTTGTGCACATTTGTGACACACTACATTTGACACTCCTCCAGCTCCGATTACTAATGCTTTTTTTCCCATTAATTTTCGCCTCCTCAAATTTATTTTATTTTTTTATTTATTAATTCTGAATTTTTTCTCAACATTATTATACTGTAAAATTTTTATTCTGTAAATTACTTTTTTAAAAATCTTGTAAAATCATTTGACTTAGGCTATTTTTATTTGCTATAATAAATTAAAAGATAATAAATTTTAGGAGGAATGTAAAAATGAAAATTGTAGTCTTCGATGCAAAACCTTATGATATTGAATTTTTCGACAAATGGAACGAAAAATTTGGAGCAGATATTACATATTTTGAAGAAAAATTAAGCTTAAAAAATGTGATGCTTACGAAATACCAAGATGTTGTCTGTACTTTCGTAAATGATGACTTAAATGCAAAAGTATTAAATATACTTGCAAAAAACGGTGTAAGAGTTATTGCCGCAAGATGTGCTGGTTATAACAATATCGATTTAAAGGCTGCCCGTGAAAACAGAATTACTGTTTTAAGAGTACCTGCTTACTCACCATTTGCTGTGGCTGAACATGCTTTAGCATTACTTATGACTGTAAATAGAAAAACACATAAAGCATATAATAGAACTCGTGAAGGAAACTTCAGTCTTGCTGGATTAACTGGTATTGACTTGCATGGTAAAACTGCTGGAATTATCGGTACTGGAAAAATCGCAAGAATTTTTATAAAAATCTTAAATGGACTTGGAATGAATGTAATTGCATACGATTTATATCCAAATGAACAAGCTGCAAAAGAAGAAAACTTTACTTACGCAACTTTGGATGAGGTGCTTGAAAAAGCTGATGTTCTTTCACTTCATTGCCCATTAACACCGCAAACTAGACATATTATCAATGCCGAAAGCCTTGCAAAAGTTAAAAAAGGAGTTATTATTATAAACTCTGCACGTGGTGGATTAATTGAGACAGAAGCCTTGCTTGACGCTGTAAAATCTAAACAAGTTGGTGGAGTTGGACTTGACGTTTATGAAAATGAATCAAGCTACTTCTTTGACGACAAATCTAGCCAAGTATTAGAAGACGATGTTTTAGCAAGATTATTATCATTCAACAATGTAGTATTGACATCTCACCAAGCATTCTTAACAAATGAAGCATTAGATAACATTGCCGAAGCTACATTTAACAACATTTTATCTTATGTAAAAGAAGAAACTTTACAAAATGAAGTTTGGTACGATGAAGAAAATGATAAAATCGTTGAAGGTGTCAGAGTTCAAAAATAATTATTATTTAAAATTTTGATATAAAGTTTTACTATCAGAAAACTTTACGAGAGGCTGTTTTAAAAAGCAGCTTCTTTTAATATTTTCCTAAAAATACTTAAAGTCTCAATTCAAAAGATTTTTTGTATTATATACTCAAACCTATTTTAAATTAAACTGCTAAAATTATATAAATTTATGGTTTGAGTAAAATAGTCATCGCTTTTGAGTTTAGTTTTAAATAAGTTTTACTATAAATTTATTTAATTAACAATTATTTTTTTTCTTGAAAAAAATTTTACTTGTAGTTAAAGATAAAAATTTGAATGTATAAAGAAAGGTTTAAAAATATGGATTTATTTGAAATAAAAAAACAAAATGAAATAAATGAAATTAACATTGAAGAAATTAGGAGGCATCTTTGACATTGAAAATTTAAAAAATGAAATTGATGACTTGGAAAAAAAGACATTTGAAGCAGATTTCTGGAACAGTGAGAACAGTCAGGAAATATTAAAGACTATTAGTGCAAAGAAAAAGTTGCTTGAAGAATACGAGAAATTAAATGGGATTTTTGAAGATGTTTCCACTATTATTGAGTTTATTGAGATGGGGGACAATTCGTTTGAAAATGAACTTGAACAGAAGGCACAAGATTTGACAAATGAAATTGATAATTTTAAGACAAAATTACTTCTAGATGAGGAATACGACATGAATAATGCGATTCTTACAATAAATTCAGGGGCTGGTGGAACTGAAGCTTGTGACTGGGCTGAAATGCTTTACAGAATGTATGACAGATGGGCAAATCGGCATGATTTCAAAGTTGAAATCCTTGACAGCCTTGCTGGAGAAGAAGCTGGGATAAAGAGTGTAACATTAAATATAAAAGGGAATTATGCTTATGGATATTTAAAAGGGGAAAAAGGCGTTCACAGGCTTGTCAGAATTTCTCCATTTGACTCTAATGCCAGGCGGCATACTTCATTTGCCGCAGTAAATGTTACGCCAGAAATAGAAGATGATGTTGAAATTGATATTCGTACAGAGGACTTGAAAATTGATACTTACAGGGCAAGTGGCGCAGGCGGACAGCACGTAAACACAACAGACTCAGCCGTTAGAATCACTCATATTCCTACAAACACAGTAATTACATGCCAAAATGAACGTTCACAGCTAAAAAACCGTGAAACTGCAATGAAAATATTAAAATCAAAATTATTCGAGCTGGAACTAGAAAAGCGTGAGAAGGAAATGGCAGAATTAAAGGGAACAGAATCAAAAATCGAATGGGGAAGTCAAATCCGTTCGTATGTCTTCCAGCCTTATAAAATGGTAAAAGATCACAGAACAAAGGCAGAAGAAGGAAATGTGGAAAAAGTTATGGATGGAGACATTGACTTATTTATAAACGAATATTTAAAATATGCTAAATCCATGTTTAAAATTTAAAATAATTTTACTTATACTAACTAAAAAAATTGAAAGGATTAGATTATGAAAAAAACTAGATGTCCATGGGCAAAATCTGAAAATGACATTGTCTATCATGATACTGAATGGGGAGTGCCTTCCCACGATGATAATTATCTTTTTGAAATGCTAATATTGGAAGGCTTTCAGGCAGGACTTAGCTGGAATCTTATTTTGAATAAAAGAGAAAATTTTAGAAAGGCTTTTGATAATTTTGATTATAAAAAAATTGCAAAATATGATGAAACTAAGTTGGCTGAACTGGCTCAAAATGATGGAATTGTGAGAAATAAATTAAAAATAGCCGCTTCTGTTAAAAACGCCCTTGCATTTATGGAAGTACAAAAGGAATTTGGCTCATTTGACAAGTACATTTGGAATTTTACAGATAACAAGCAAATTATTAATAACTGGAAAGAGATATCAGAAGCACCTGCTACTACAGAATTATCTGATAAAATCAGCAAAGATTTGAAAAAACGTGGCTTTAAATTTGTTGGCTCTACAATCGTTTATTCTTTCTTACAGGCAATCGGAATAGTTGATGACCACTTAATCAGTTGTCCTTATAAAAAGTCAGCTAAATAATTATTTATAAAATGTTTATAAGATAAATTTTTATATTTTATTTAATTTCAGAGATCCTTTTTATTTCGTTATTTACGAATATATAAGGATCTATATATCTTTTTTTTACTTTTATTTTTTCTTTCAATAATAAAAATTCATCAAATTTTTTCTTATTTATTATATCTTCCAATTCTTTCTTTTTGGACGAAGAATTTATTTTTTTTATTATATATTCATCTGTAAAATTAAAATCCTGAAGCTGAATAATTTCTTCATTCAAAGCTGAAGTCAGTAAATTGCATAACATCGTGTTTATATACATATTTAACAGATCTTGAAAATACTCTACCACTTCCTGAAAATATAATTTCTGAAACCATTTTCCAATTTCTAAAGAATTAAAGCATAATTTATTTTGATATACCGCTAGATTATTAACTATTTCCCTTACGTCTTTATGTGAAATTCTTTTCTGCCTAAACAAATCCCTTAAAGTATAGTCTATTCTGTCAAATGACAATTTAGGCAATTCATTATCTAAAAAACTATAATTTTTTGACATTATTCTTTTTATATTCAAATTATATTTTCGTAAAATACTTAACAACTCTTCGTCATTTAAAAAATCTTCTTGAATTTTTTCGTGATAATCTTCATTTTCGTTTTTTAAAATATAATCAATTACATGGGAAAAAGCTGTATGTGAAATATCATGTAAAAGTGCTTTTATTTGTTCTTCAATATTTCCATTAAATTTTAAAGATAATATCATTGTTCCTATTGAATGTTCGTGTCTATTTACATTCCATAATTCATTAACCAAATATCCACCACCAGATTGATAGATATTTTTTAATCTTTTAAAAATTTTTGTATTTATTATTTCATAAATAACATCATCTACATAGTATTCTCCATATAGTTCATCATTAACCTTATTAACCTTAAACATTTTTTATATCCTTTTTTTATTATTTAAACTTGTATTTTTTCAATTAACAAATTACAACCTCAAACACAGCTTTTTTTAATTTTTTATTCTACACAGTCTTATTTATCTCTTCAACAGCTTCCTCAAACTGTTCTTTTGAAATATTAAACGAATTAAGAGCCTTTAAAAGCTGTTTTGCATTGTAATATCCAATTTTTAAAATATCTCCGAGCATTATCCTGCGTTCCTTTGCATTGCTTCCAGAAACAAATCCATTATCAATCAAGTCACTAATATTAAATCTATCTTCAATATTTTGACTAGATGTAATAACATTTTTCAAAGCCTCTAAAATTACTTTGTCATTGGCATTTTCAACTCCTATATTATCATTTTTAGTTGCATCTTTCTGACTTACAAAAGCATGTTTTATGTTTGGAATATATCTTTTTAATGTATCACGAATTTTTTTTCCTGCAAAATCAGGATCTGTAAATAAAATTAAATCATTAGTTTTTGACAATTCAATCATTTTATTTATCGTTTTTTTAGATAATGCGGAGAAGCCGTTTAAGGCGATAATATGGGCATCTACAACTCGTTTTATGGCTGTTATGTCATCTCGCCCTTCAACCACTATAATTTCATTTATTTTTAGTTTTTCTTTTTGTTTATTTGGCTCTTTTTTCATTTAATATTCCCTTTTGTTTTTAGTTTTTATTTAATGTTATAATCTTCCATAACTTTTAGTAACAATTCCCAAGTTTTTCCAACTGAATCTATTTCCATTCTTTCTTCAGGAGTGTGAGCACCGTAAATATTAGGCCCAATTGAAACAATATCAACGTTTTCCATATTGTTATCAAAAATTCCACATTCAAGTCCAGCGTGAATTGCCTTAATTTCAGGATCTTTTCCTGTTATTTTTTTAAATGAGTTTACAACTATTTCACGAATCTTTGAATCTTTTCGATATTCCCAAGATGGATATGGAGAATTTACTTTTATTGCTACTTCATATTTTTCAGAAAGTTCCTTTACATCATTTAGTAACTTTTCAAGAGATTTGTTCACCGAACTTCTTGGCAATGCCTGAATTTTTATTGTAATTTTTCCATCTTTATTTTCAGTTTTTATAACTCCCAGATTTATTGAAGTTTCTACAAGCCCCTCGATATTTTTGCTCATTGAGATAACTCCATTTGGAAATTCGTGGAAAAACGAAATAACGGCATTTGTATTGGAAATTGATAATTTCCCTTGATTTTTTAGTTCCTCTTTCTTAACTTCCTTCACTTCAATAACTGGATTTTTATCAATAATTTTAAAATCCTTTATTATATTTTCAAAAGCAAGGTTTGCTAATTTTTCAAAATCACTGAC
Proteins encoded in this window:
- a CDS encoding saccharopine dehydrogenase family protein gives rise to the protein MGKKALVIGAGGVSNVVCHKCAQNSEVFSSIMIASRTKAKCDEIKERIEKSKYAGRIEIQTAKVDANNVSELVALINEYKPDIVINVALPYQDLTIMDACLETKTDYLDTANYEPLDTAKFEYKWQWAYKEKFEKAGITAILGSGFDPGVTGVFSAYAQKHYFDEINYIDILDANAGDHGYPFATNFNPEINIREVTANGSYWEDGKWVETEPMEIKRVYNFPQIGEKDMYLLHHEELESLAVNIKGIKRIRFFMTFGQSYLTHLKVLENVGMTSIEPIEFEGKKIVPLQFLTAVLPDPASLGPRTKGKTNIGNIFRGKKDGVEKTYYVYNVCDHEECYKEVSSQAISYTTGVPAMIGAAMVLTGEWKKPGVFNVEEMDPDPFMEALNKFGLPWVEDFNPTLVD
- a CDS encoding 2-hydroxyacid dehydrogenase, giving the protein MKIVVFDAKPYDIEFFDKWNEKFGADITYFEEKLSLKNVMLTKYQDVVCTFVNDDLNAKVLNILAKNGVRVIAARCAGYNNIDLKAARENRITVLRVPAYSPFAVAEHALALLMTVNRKTHKAYNRTREGNFSLAGLTGIDLHGKTAGIIGTGKIARIFIKILNGLGMNVIAYDLYPNEQAAKEENFTYATLDEVLEKADVLSLHCPLTPQTRHIINAESLAKVKKGVIIINSARGGLIETEALLDAVKSKQVGGVGLDVYENESSYFFDDKSSQVLEDDVLARLLSFNNVVLTSHQAFLTNEALDNIAEATFNNILSYVKEETLQNEVWYDEENDKIVEGVRVQK
- the prfB gene encoding peptide chain release factor 2 (programmed frameshift); translation: MDLFEIKKQNEINEINIEEIRRHLDIENLKNEIDDLEKKTFEADFWNSENSQEILKTISAKKKLLEEYEKLNGIFEDVSTIIEFIEMGDNSFENELEQKAQDLTNEIDNFKTKLLLDEEYDMNNAILTINSGAGGTEACDWAEMLYRMYDRWANRHDFKVEILDSLAGEEAGIKSVTLNIKGNYAYGYLKGEKGVHRLVRISPFDSNARRHTSFAAVNVTPEIEDDVEIDIRTEDLKIDTYRASGAGGQHVNTTDSAVRITHIPTNTVITCQNERSQLKNRETAMKILKSKLFELELEKREKEMAELKGTESKIEWGSQIRSYVFQPYKMVKDHRTKAEEGNVEKVMDGDIDLFINEYLKYAKSMFKI
- a CDS encoding DNA-3-methyladenine glycosylase I, with the translated sequence MKKTRCPWAKSENDIVYHDTEWGVPSHDDNYLFEMLILEGFQAGLSWNLILNKRENFRKAFDNFDYKKIAKYDETKLAELAQNDGIVRNKLKIAASVKNALAFMEVQKEFGSFDKYIWNFTDNKQIINNWKEISEAPATTELSDKISKDLKKRGFKFVGSTIVYSFLQAIGIVDDHLISCPYKKSAK
- a CDS encoding HD domain-containing protein, translating into MFKVNKVNDELYGEYYVDDVIYEIINTKIFKRLKNIYQSGGGYLVNELWNVNRHEHSIGTMILSLKFNGNIEEQIKALLHDISHTAFSHVIDYILKNENEDYHEKIQEDFLNDEELLSILRKYNLNIKRIMSKNYSFLDNELPKLSFDRIDYTLRDLFRQKRISHKDVREIVNNLAVYQNKLCFNSLEIGKWFQKLYFQEVVEYFQDLLNMYINTMLCNLLTSALNEEIIQLQDFNFTDEYIIKKINSSSKKKELEDIINKKKFDEFLLLKEKIKVKKRYIDPYIFVNNEIKRISEIK
- the rnmV gene encoding ribonuclease M5, with the translated sequence MKKEPNKQKEKLKINEIIVVEGRDDITAIKRVVDAHIIALNGFSALSKKTINKMIELSKTNDLILFTDPDFAGKKIRDTLKRYIPNIKHAFVSQKDATKNDNIGVENANDKVILEALKNVITSSQNIEDRFNISDLIDNGFVSGSNAKERRIMLGDILKIGYYNAKQLLKALNSFNISKEQFEEAVEEINKTV